The following are encoded together in the Calidithermus timidus DSM 17022 genome:
- a CDS encoding MutS-related protein, whose amino-acid sequence MKVCLLYSDRNLDLQQPLPPQAQMLMEDLGLAVLFEAMAGEDPLLLEVAQKVVLASLLEPQEILYRQAVLQDCLSHPAIVREIYGLAVEALLNEKKSWFLFRDSPSSILRRALEVLQMFVEALKKLRKLADRHAAEFRSEGFKRLFAMLQEELSDDYFAVVEGHLRELHFPRGQLMSAQLGQGNKGIRYILRRPHDAQQSWWQRWRSPKPRSYSFSIDPRDEGGARALSELQDRGLNSVAAALAQSTDHITGFWTLLRNELAFYVGSLNLYQRLEQIGAPRCFPRPVPLGQKRQAFRELYEPTLALTLQKPVVGNTLSTDGKDLVIITGANRGGKTTFLRSIGLAQLMMQSGLFVAAEEFVATPCVSLFTHFKREEDASMRSGKFDEELKRMSELVEHLHRGALVLFNESFSATNEREGSEVARQVVRALLERGVRVFFVSHQYDFSHSFYQQHLPNALFLRAERSEDGKRSFRLAEGEPLQTSYGPDLYRKIFRQPARR is encoded by the coding sequence ATGAAGGTGTGCCTGCTCTATTCGGACCGCAACCTGGATCTACAGCAACCTCTGCCGCCTCAGGCCCAGATGCTGATGGAAGACCTGGGTTTGGCTGTGTTGTTTGAGGCCATGGCCGGCGAGGATCCCCTGCTGCTGGAAGTGGCCCAGAAGGTGGTGCTGGCCAGCCTGCTCGAGCCCCAGGAGATTCTGTACCGCCAGGCGGTTTTGCAAGACTGCCTGAGCCATCCGGCAATTGTTCGGGAAATCTACGGCCTTGCGGTTGAAGCCCTGCTGAACGAGAAGAAGAGCTGGTTCTTGTTCCGCGACTCGCCCTCTTCCATCCTGCGCCGGGCCCTCGAGGTGCTGCAGATGTTTGTGGAGGCCCTCAAAAAGCTGCGCAAGCTGGCCGATCGGCATGCGGCGGAATTTCGCTCTGAGGGCTTCAAGCGGCTTTTCGCCATGCTGCAAGAGGAACTTTCGGACGACTACTTCGCGGTGGTTGAAGGACACCTGCGCGAGCTGCATTTCCCCCGTGGGCAGCTCATGAGCGCGCAGCTCGGGCAGGGCAATAAGGGCATTCGTTACATCCTGCGCCGGCCCCACGATGCTCAGCAGTCCTGGTGGCAGCGCTGGCGCTCGCCCAAACCGCGCTCCTACAGCTTTTCCATTGATCCGCGCGATGAGGGAGGGGCTCGAGCCCTGTCAGAGCTGCAGGACCGCGGCCTCAATTCGGTGGCCGCTGCGCTGGCCCAGTCCACCGACCACATCACCGGCTTTTGGACCCTGCTGCGCAACGAGCTGGCTTTTTACGTGGGTAGCCTCAACCTCTACCAGCGCCTGGAGCAAATCGGGGCTCCGCGCTGCTTCCCTCGGCCTGTTCCGCTGGGGCAAAAGCGCCAGGCCTTCAGGGAGCTCTATGAGCCCACCCTGGCCCTCACCCTGCAGAAGCCGGTGGTGGGCAACACCCTCAGCACCGATGGCAAAGACCTGGTCATCATCACCGGCGCCAACCGGGGCGGAAAAACCACCTTTTTGCGCAGCATTGGCTTGGCCCAACTGATGATGCAAAGCGGGCTGTTTGTCGCAGCGGAAGAATTCGTAGCCACGCCCTGTGTATCCTTGTTCACCCACTTCAAGCGCGAGGAAGACGCTAGCATGCGCAGTGGCAAGTTTGACGAGGAGCTCAAACGCATGAGCGAGCTGGTAGAGCACCTCCACCGCGGCGCACTGGTCTTGTTCAATGAGTCGTTTTCTGCCACCAACGAGCGGGAGGGCTCGGAGGTGGCGCGGCAGGTTGTGCGGGCCCTTCTGGAAAGGGGGGTTCGGGTGTTTTTCGTCAGCCACCAGTACGACTTCAGCCACAGCTTCTATCAGCAACATCTGCCCAATGCCCTGTTTTTGCGGGCTGAGCGCAGCGAGGATGGAAAGCGTTCGTTCCGTTTGGCCGAGGGCGAGCCTTTGCAGACCAGCTACGGCCCTGACCTGTACCGGAAGATCTTTCGGCAGCCTGCCAGGAGGTAG
- a CDS encoding MFS transporter, which produces MSETQQLAMRFVIGIGLVSLFADFTYEGGRSIGGPFLAVLGAGPLLVGAVAGVGEFLGYLVRLFAGRLADRTGRHWALMYAGYALNLLSVPALALTGAAWSASALIFLERLGKGLRTPARDALLSRAGKEVGHGRVFGLHELLDQLGAFLGPLAVAWLVAQGGYRLGFAGLLLPALLALLFLVRARGLKQAEVPPQRGSWEGFPRAYYAYLTFAALSVAGFAHFQLIAYHLEVTQRVPPATIPLLFALAMGADALVAYGVGHLYDRWGLRMLLALPLLSLPSVPLFFLGQGLEVLGLAAILWGGAMGLQESLMRSAVATLTPEAQRGTAYGLFDTAYGAAWMLGSLAMGFFYGVALGYLVGFAVLLQMASVIFGLRFYTALRGG; this is translated from the coding sequence ATGAGCGAAACCCAGCAGCTGGCAATGCGCTTCGTCATCGGTATCGGCCTGGTGAGCCTCTTCGCCGACTTCACCTACGAGGGAGGACGCAGCATCGGCGGGCCCTTTCTGGCGGTGCTGGGCGCCGGCCCGTTGCTGGTGGGGGCGGTGGCCGGGGTAGGAGAGTTCCTGGGCTACCTGGTGCGCCTGTTCGCCGGGCGTCTGGCCGACCGCACCGGGAGGCACTGGGCGCTAATGTACGCCGGCTATGCCCTCAACCTGCTCTCGGTGCCGGCTTTGGCCTTGACGGGAGCGGCCTGGAGCGCCTCGGCGCTCATCTTCCTCGAGCGCCTGGGCAAGGGGCTGCGCACCCCCGCCCGCGACGCCCTGCTCTCGCGGGCGGGCAAGGAGGTGGGGCATGGCAGGGTCTTCGGCCTGCACGAACTTCTGGACCAGCTAGGGGCCTTCCTGGGGCCACTGGCGGTGGCCTGGCTGGTGGCTCAGGGCGGCTACCGGTTGGGCTTTGCCGGACTGCTGCTCCCTGCCCTGCTGGCGCTGCTCTTTCTGGTACGGGCCCGGGGCCTAAAGCAGGCCGAGGTCCCACCTCAGAGAGGGAGCTGGGAAGGCTTCCCTCGCGCTTACTACGCCTACCTGACCTTTGCTGCTTTGAGCGTGGCCGGTTTCGCCCACTTCCAGCTCATCGCCTATCACCTCGAGGTCACCCAGCGGGTTCCCCCTGCTACCATCCCCCTGCTCTTCGCCCTTGCCATGGGGGCTGACGCCCTGGTGGCCTATGGGGTGGGCCACCTTTACGACCGCTGGGGCCTGCGGATGCTTCTGGCACTGCCGCTTTTGAGCCTGCCCAGCGTACCGCTATTCTTCCTGGGGCAGGGGCTGGAGGTGTTGGGGCTGGCTGCCATCCTGTGGGGTGGGGCCATGGGGTTGCAGGAGAGCCTGATGCGCTCGGCGGTAGCGACCCTGACCCCTGAGGCCCAGCGGGGCACCGCCTACGGCCTCTTCGACACGGCCTATGGCGCGGCCTGGATGCTGGGCAGCCTGGCGATGGGCTTCTTCTACGGGGTAGCCCTCGGGTACCTGGTGGGCTTTGCTGTGCTGTTGCAGATGGCTTCGGTGATTTTCGGACTGCGCTTTTACACGGCCCTGAGGGGAGGTTGA